A genomic region of Puniceicoccaceae bacterium contains the following coding sequences:
- a CDS encoding sodium ion-translocating decarboxylase subunit beta, protein MDINLNTLLENTGIAAISWQMLVMWVVVGILLYLAVKKGFEPLLLVPIAFGALLANLPTQGILNEPIGDHPGGLFYYFSKGIEFEIFPPLIFLGVGALTDFGPLIANPRTLLLGAAAQFGVFATFLGAMFLGFDTGACAAIGIIGGADGPTSIFLANKLAPELLAPIAVAAYSYMALVPVIQPPIMRLLTTQKERKIRMKSLRPVNKLEKLLFAVVVMVFCIVLVPAASPLIFMLFLGNFLRECGVTERLSKAAQNELINIVTILLGTSVGVTMSGNSFLTMETLSILFMGVIAFAIATAAGVLMAKLMNLISKTPINPLIGSAGVSAVPMAARVSHVEGQKSDPGNFLLMHAMGPNVAGVIGTALVAGFFISTLA, encoded by the coding sequence ATGGATATTAATCTGAACACACTTTTGGAAAATACGGGGATCGCCGCAATTTCGTGGCAGATGCTGGTCATGTGGGTTGTCGTCGGCATCCTGCTTTATCTTGCGGTTAAGAAGGGATTTGAGCCACTGTTGCTCGTACCGATCGCATTTGGCGCCCTGCTTGCCAATCTGCCTACACAGGGCATTCTGAACGAACCGATCGGCGATCATCCCGGCGGATTGTTCTACTACTTCAGCAAGGGCATTGAGTTCGAAATCTTCCCTCCACTCATTTTTCTCGGTGTGGGGGCACTGACCGACTTTGGTCCACTGATTGCCAATCCGCGCACATTGCTGCTGGGAGCTGCCGCACAGTTTGGAGTCTTTGCAACCTTCCTCGGAGCAATGTTTCTCGGATTTGATACAGGTGCCTGTGCAGCGATCGGAATCATTGGGGGTGCCGACGGTCCCACCTCTATTTTTCTGGCCAATAAACTTGCTCCCGAACTGCTCGCTCCCATCGCTGTAGCCGCCTACAGCTACATGGCACTGGTCCCGGTCATTCAACCACCCATCATGCGTTTGCTAACGACTCAAAAGGAGCGCAAAATCCGCATGAAGTCACTGCGCCCAGTCAACAAGCTCGAAAAACTGTTGTTTGCGGTTGTCGTCATGGTGTTCTGCATCGTGCTCGTTCCGGCGGCATCTCCGCTGATTTTCATGCTGTTCCTTGGAAACTTCCTGCGCGAATGCGGCGTCACTGAGCGCCTGAGCAAGGCGGCCCAGAATGAACTGATCAACATCGTGACCATCCTGCTGGGAACCAGCGTGGGTGTCACCATGAGCGGCAACAGTTTTCTCACGATGGAAACCCTGTCCATCCTGTTCATGGGGGTCATTGCCTTCGCCATCGCAACTGCAGCAGGAGTGCTCATGGCCAAACTCATGAACCTGATTTCGAAAACCCCAATCAATCCGCTCATCGGTTCCGCCGGGGTGTCCGCCGTGCCCATGGCCGCACGCGTTTCCCATGTGGAGGGACAGAAATCCGATCCGGGCAACTTTCTGCTCATGCATGCCATGGGACCGAACGTTGCAGGCGTGATCGGCACCGCACTGGTCGCCGGGTTTTTCATCTCCACTCTCGCCTGA
- a CDS encoding biotin/lipoyl-containing protein: MKKLNVTVNGTVYEVTLESATSGSASAAPAAADPAPAAASGEGNTIHSPLAGSIVKIEVSAGQSVSEGQRLFTMEAMKMNTYVTAEKAGKVTAILVKEGDQVGEGQPLLELA, encoded by the coding sequence ATGAAAAAACTTAACGTCACGGTCAACGGCACCGTCTATGAAGTCACTCTCGAATCCGCCACATCCGGCAGCGCCAGTGCAGCACCCGCCGCCGCCGACCCGGCTCCCGCTGCTGCTTCAGGTGAAGGAAACACCATTCACAGTCCGCTCGCAGGCAGCATCGTCAAAATCGAAGTCAGCGCGGGACAGAGCGTCTCTGAAGGACAGCGCCTTTTCACCATGGAAGCCATGAAGATGAATACCTATGTCACCGCCGAAAAGGCCGGCAAGGTCACTGCCATTCTCGTGAAGGAAGGGGATCAGGTCGGAGAGGGACAGCCCTTGCTCGAACTCGCCTGA
- a CDS encoding OadG family protein yields MPHDTTSTLPTLSTLEAVSYLLYGFGVVLATLVLLWLATAAMSKLVKTLGLDQMPAPVSRPNPSPIIPDETIAVITAAVSFATGGKATIQSIRKKP; encoded by the coding sequence CACACTGAGTACCTTGGAGGCCGTGTCCTATCTATTATACGGGTTCGGGGTCGTCCTCGCAACCCTCGTTCTGCTCTGGCTTGCCACGGCAGCCATGAGCAAGCTCGTCAAGACACTGGGACTCGACCAGATGCCCGCACCTGTTTCCCGACCAAACCCGAGTCCCATTATTCCCGATGAAACCATCGCGGTGATCACGGCAGCCGTCAGCTTTGCAACCGGAGGAAAGGCCACGATCCAGTCCATCCGAAAGAAACCCTGA